One Triticum dicoccoides isolate Atlit2015 ecotype Zavitan chromosome 3B, WEW_v2.0, whole genome shotgun sequence genomic window, ACAGAGTTCGCCACGCCAGCCCACTTCAAGCCCAGCTCGGGTGTTAGCTTCGTGTGCTCGAAGAAAGAAATCCAGTGGTCGCagtagaagaagaagcagcaggcgCAGCCGAGAAAAAAAAAACGCCGTCTTCCGCAAGCGCCCTCCGAACCAAATCGAACAACCGAGAGAAGCCATGGAGCGACTTCAGCGGATCTTCGGCGCCGGCGGGATGGGCCAGCCGCCGTCGGACTCGCCGTTGCTCGACTCCTCCGAGCAGGTCTACATCTCCTCCCTCGCCCTCCTCAAGATGCTCAAGCACGGTCAGTCCCTCAAGCTAGCTCCCTTTTGGTCCCGATCTACGCCCTCCTCCGTCTCCACGAAGCTAGGGTTAACTGGTCGGAAATTACAGGGAGGGCCGGCGTGCCGATGGAGGTCATGGGCCTCATGCTCGGCGAGTTCGTCGACGACTACACGGTCCGGGTGGTCGACGTCTTCGCCATGCCGCAGAGCGGGACGGGGGTCAGTGTCGAGGCCGTCGACCACGTCTTCCAGACCAATATGCTCGACATGCTCAAGCAGACCGGCAGGTATGGCCGCCGATCCGGATCGCAGATCTGTTGCTCCTGTCGTTTTCCTTTCTCCCGCGTCAGATTTGATGCCCTTAACTTGTTCATACTCGTTGATAAAGCTGAAAAGGATCGACCTCATCAACTTATTATGCCAATTGATTTACGCACCTGAGCCGATACTTTTTGTTCAGGCTTGTGTGGTTGATTTGCTACTAGTTCCAGATGTTAATTTGTGGAAGATAGGCCATATGGAGTACTCGCTCCGTTCATTTTTGTAAGGCGTTTTAGACATTTAAGACAACACCCATAACAGTTCAATTTCAGCTGTCTAAAATgtcttacaaaagtgaacagagggagtactatatacgACGATTTTCGATCATTGTTTGATGTATATTGTTGCTATATCTTTCTTAATTACATCTTAGTTGCTATAGATCCCTTAGGCACATGTCAGTGACCAAAGTCAGCCCTGACGCACGTCATGGTATCCTAGTCCGTTCCCATAAGCTTCTTGTATCTGTTGGTACTTTATTTGCTTACCCCATGCTTGATTTCACACTTCCATTTGTTCAATGCTTTCACTATAGCATGTGGTTATACTTATTTAGAAAGATATGTAGTTACTTGGAGCACAGTTCATTATCATTGTCTAGTTGAAAATTTCAAGGTTTCATCAGCAGTGATCCAGTGGAGGATCTGCCATTGGACTATACTCCTCACAGCCCTTTCATGGCTACCACTGTACCAACTCTAGGGATATATTGCATACATAGTGTAACATAATACACAGAAGAAGCGAATATCGAGTGAACCAATCTGATAAGATATGCTTGAATCActtttggagaaagacatatgtttGTACTGGCTTAGCATCTAACTATAAATTAAGAATTTTCCTGGAGTTGGCGGGCTTCTAACAGGCTCTGCCCCTAGAGAAGCTCCACCCTTGGTTATGTATCATGAATCGTTGATGACGATCTCCATAGACGATATGATGGGCATGATGATGAGCCTAGTGAATGGATAAGTCAGGGGTATTACATAACTCAGATAGTACTTTATTTAGATTAGATGGCTTAACTCATGTGGTAGTTTTGAATTATGCTTCTGTTCTTTCTCAATTGAGCTTGTGTTCAGTTGAATGTGTTAGGATAATACGTCTTCATGTGTTTTATCATAGAAATATTGGTAGGTGGTAGCCCTACAGCTGGCTTGTGTGAAACTTAATATTTCTTCGTACATGCGAATTCATTTTGTTTACAGTTCAGATAAGTGTACCTTAGGTCTATGAGTTTGACATGTAATCTTCTGTAAAACCAGTTATGGTTTGCCTTTTCGACTAATTAGCTATGTTTCATTATAGAACCAAAGCTGTGCCAGCAAGTTGGAACTATTGTTTACATCATATCATATTGTTAAAGACGTCGGTAATAGATTCTGAGCAACATAGCTTCAAGCAGAATCTCGAATTGTGTCATTGCCAACAGAATAATTTCATATCCTCTTTAGTAATATCAATTGTCAAATTGATTGCTAACCACCTTTTGGTGCGGTGGAGGAGTTGTGGGGGCACGACTTCACAACTccacccatcagggttcaaatcctgccgCTCACATTTATACAGTATGGGTCTCCCGTACAGTCTTTCTATtagaaataaatgttgaattggttCCAAAAATGATTTTGCAACCCGTTCTAGGAATGCAACACCTAATCATCAATTTATTGTGTTATAGTTAAGCACATATACACTGTCCATGGTTCACCGTCCATGGTTCTGTTACCTTTCTAGTAAGTAGCTCTGATGCTAGCTCTTAATGTGGTCGTTGCCGGAGCCTGGATTTTAAAGATGGCTGTTCAACTATTTGTAGTTACGGGTCTCTTACAAGCTATTTGAAGGTTCCGATAAGAAATTACTACATATTATCCTTTAAAAAACTGCCGTGTATGGAGTACTAAGGATGTATGCTCAGCTGTGCAGTGAACATCATGTGCACCCTTTGTTTCCCAATTTCTGCAATtattttttgaagaaattgttggcaATAGCTATATCATTGCCACCTTGGATGTTCATTTTTTGACAAACTTGTCAGTTGATACTTGGAATTACTTTGACAGGCCAGAAATGGTGGTAGGGTGGTATCACTCTCATCCTGGTTTTGGTTGCTGGCTATCGGGTGTTGATATCAATACTCAACAGGTGCACACATACACATACTTCGCCAATCTTGTATAAGTTTGTGAAAAGAGTTTGTTGTCTTGAGGCAAACAGACATGTAATAAAGCTTATATGTGTTATAATGTTGAATACTGAACCTGCAGAGTTTCGAAGCTTTGAACCCCAGGGCAGTTGCCGTCGTGATTGACCCCATCCAGAGTGTCAAGGGGAAGGTGGTCATCGATGCATTTCGTCTCATTAACCCTCAGACCATGATGCTTGGGCAGGAGCCACGTCAGACAACATCCAATGTTGGGCACCTGAATAAGCCGTCTATTCAGGTAAAATGCTGATTCTATTAGTATGATAGCTTAGAAATTTCTGTATTGTTCATTCCTAAATGCTTATACTGTCTGTTTACTCCCAGGCTCTTATTCATGGGCTCAATAGACACTACTACTCTATTGCAATAAATTACCGCAAAAATGAGCTGGAGGAGAAGATGCTGCTCAACCTTCACAAAAAGAAATGGACTGATGGATTAATTCTGAAGAAATTTGACGCACATTCAGAAACCAATGAGCAGACTGTTCAGGTGTGTAGCATTCAACTTTCTACTTCCACTGGACAATCCTTTTTGTTAATATAATGCAGGGTGAAAGTCCATGCAGGTTCTTAGATTTTGGCCATGTTTTTACGTGCAGGAAATGCTGAGCCTAGCCATCAAGTACAACAAGGCAGTGCAAGAGGAGGATGAGTTGTCTCCTGAGAAATT contains:
- the LOC119275810 gene encoding 26S proteasome non-ATPase regulatory subunit 14 homolog; its protein translation is MERLQRIFGAGGMGQPPSDSPLLDSSEQVYISSLALLKMLKHGRAGVPMEVMGLMLGEFVDDYTVRVVDVFAMPQSGTGVSVEAVDHVFQTNMLDMLKQTGRPEMVVGWYHSHPGFGCWLSGVDINTQQSFEALNPRAVAVVIDPIQSVKGKVVIDAFRLINPQTMMLGQEPRQTTSNVGHLNKPSIQALIHGLNRHYYSIAINYRKNELEEKMLLNLHKKKWTDGLILKKFDAHSETNEQTVQEMLSLAIKYNKAVQEEDELSPEKLAIANVGRQDAKKHLEEHVSNLMSSNIVQTLGTMLDTVVF